TCGTCATCGGCCACGGCACCGACACCCTGCACTACACCGCGGCGGCATTGACCTTCATGGTCCAGAACCCGCCGGTACCCATAGTGCTGGTGGGCTCCCAGCGCTCCTCCGACCGGCCCTCCTCGGATGCCGCCCTCAATCTGATGCACGCCACCACCGCGGCCGGCCACGGCGACATCGCCGAGGTGATGGTCTGCATGTTCGGGCCCACCTCCGACGAATACGGCCTGCTGCACCGGGGGACCAGGGTCCGCAAGATGCATTCCTCCTACCGCTCCACCTTCCGCACCATCGGCGACACCCCGCTGGCCATGATCACCCGCAAGGGGCTCCAGCACATCAAGCAGGATTACAACCCCCGGCGCAAGGACCGCCAGGTCACCATCAAGCCCTACTTCGAGGAGAAGGTGGGAATGATCTACTATTACACCAACATGCAGCCGGACATGATCGACTCGATGGTGGACAACGGCTACAAGGGGATCATCATCATCGGCACCGGCCTGGGGCACGTCAACAAGCCGCTGTACCCGGCCATCGAGCGGGCGGTCAAGAAGGGGGTGGCCATCTACATGACGGTCCAGACCCTGTGGGGCTACGTCCATATGTTCGTCTACGACACCGGGCGCGACCTGATGGCCAAGGGGGTGGTGCCGGCCGAGAACATGCTGCCGGAGGTGGCCTACATCAAGCTGGGCTGGGCCCTGGGGCAGACCAGCGACCTGGAGAAGGTCAGGGAGATCATGCTGACCCCCATCAACGGCGAGACCACCCCGCGCGAGCCGTACAACGGGTATCTGATATACCAGGGCGGAGTGCCGGAGGTGGAGGAGTTCATCAAGAAGTTTCATAAGTAGAAAATATTAAAAGCCTCGTTGACGCGGGGCTTTTGTGTTTTTACCGGGGCAACGTAAAAAATACAATACATACCTTCCAGCGCAGGCTATATATTTCTCGGGGGTGGTGCTAGACTACGGCAATGAAAATATTTTTTAAAATATCTCTTGATTTACTGTCCCAGCGGGTATAGACTGTTTATTCCGGCAAACAACCATCACCATAAACCAATAACAAAGGAAAAGACCATGAAGAAGATCCTTCCCGTCCTCTGCTGTGTCGTTTTGTTGTTCGCAGCCTGCAGTCTTAGCAAGACCCCGGCCCAGGTGGCCATC
The nucleotide sequence above comes from Candidatus Edwardsbacteria bacterium. Encoded proteins:
- the gatD gene encoding Glu-tRNA(Gln) amidotransferase subunit GatD, producing MTEDIFQGYKGAGLEVLKKFNVRVWGQAEVLTSRGDFKGTVLPRADQDDDQHIVLKIATGYNIGIDIATITAMTETGYKKANYKIPEKEFPITPGLPKVKLLGTGGTIASRLDYRTGAVIPAFTPGELYGAVPELADICNLTTDKLFAVFSENMGPEQYKTLAVAIGKEIENGIDGIVIGHGTDTLHYTAAALTFMVQNPPVPIVLVGSQRSSDRPSSDAALNLMHATTAAGHGDIAEVMVCMFGPTSDEYGLLHRGTRVRKMHSSYRSTFRTIGDTPLAMITRKGLQHIKQDYNPRRKDRQVTIKPYFEEKVGMIYYYTNMQPDMIDSMVDNGYKGIIIIGTGLGHVNKPLYPAIERAVKKGVAIYMTVQTLWGYVHMFVYDTGRDLMAKGVVPAENMLPEVAYIKLGWALGQTSDLEKVREIMLTPINGETTPREPYNGYLIYQGGVPEVEEFIKKFHK